One Entomomonas asaccharolytica DNA segment encodes these proteins:
- a CDS encoding TylF/MycF/NovP-related O-methyltransferase, whose product MKLGSWLFNSNKKRNIKIIEEIINGKLTYLSKNKLIAIANTCEEIEKEKVEGIFLEAGCALGGSAILIASLKKKETPLYLYDVFDTIPPPSEKDPEEIHERYEIIKSGKSTGIDGDKYYGYIDNLQDLVRNNLSKYNCECTQNNIHLIKGLLQDTMQLDQPIAFAHIDVDWYDPVKTCLERIFPKLSIGGSIIIDDYFDWSGCKKAVDEYLTKINGKFKQDSSAGNMKIKKIKN is encoded by the coding sequence ATGAAATTAGGAAGTTGGCTATTCAATAGTAATAAAAAGCGTAACATTAAGATTATTGAAGAAATAATAAATGGAAAATTAACTTATTTATCTAAAAATAAATTAATTGCTATAGCTAATACTTGTGAAGAAATCGAAAAGGAAAAAGTAGAAGGTATATTTTTAGAAGCAGGTTGTGCATTAGGAGGAAGCGCTATATTGATTGCTTCATTAAAGAAAAAAGAAACACCACTTTATTTATATGATGTTTTTGACACCATCCCACCACCAAGTGAAAAAGATCCTGAAGAAATCCATGAAAGGTATGAAATTATTAAATCAGGAAAATCAACAGGAATAGATGGAGACAAATATTATGGATATATTGATAATCTACAGGATTTAGTTAGAAATAATTTATCTAAATATAATTGTGAATGTACTCAAAATAACATTCATTTAATTAAAGGGTTATTACAAGACACAATGCAACTAGACCAACCGATTGCGTTCGCACACATAGATGTAGACTGGTATGACCCTGTAAAAACATGTCTTGAACGAATATTTCCTAAACTATCTATTGGTGGAAGTATCATTATCGATGATTACTTTGACTGGAGCGGATGTAAGAAAGCAGTTGATGAGTATCTTACAAAAATAAATGGTAAATTCAAACAGGATTCTTCAGCAGGAAATATGAAAATAAAGAAAATTAAAAATTAG
- a CDS encoding polysaccharide pyruvyl transferase family protein, producing the protein MINEKMIGLKNSLRIILDFIEDKADVVYIDYPLHHNVGDLLIFVGTIEFFKKYKVKVRKNLNAHNLDILKLNKLITSKTTILCHGGGNFGDIYGLHHNLREKIIESFPNNRIIILPQTAFFAEQVNLEKSRQIFLKHNNVVLLARDDPTYELFKSFSPHTYLIPDMAHQLYETLPIDKKAGIGTFYFFRKDIELNPLQEELRNKIKTANIYDWEDLLTKKDHKLLIIMYKFMRANKRLKLDFIDDAVFNIWHKHSKKLAYKYAKLFSSYDEVITSRLHAHILSCLVGTSSTVIDNNYGKNKAYYDRWTNDMDFTHFLDE; encoded by the coding sequence ATGATCAATGAGAAGATGATAGGTTTAAAGAATAGTTTGCGTATAATACTCGATTTTATTGAAGATAAAGCTGATGTAGTATATATAGATTATCCATTACATCATAATGTTGGGGATCTTTTAATATTTGTGGGAACTATAGAGTTTTTTAAAAAATACAAAGTTAAAGTCAGAAAAAACTTAAATGCTCATAACTTAGATATTTTGAAATTAAACAAACTTATAACGTCTAAAACTACTATCCTATGTCATGGTGGTGGAAATTTTGGAGATATATATGGATTGCATCATAATCTCAGAGAAAAAATCATAGAATCATTTCCAAATAACAGAATTATAATTTTGCCTCAAACAGCTTTCTTTGCAGAACAGGTTAATTTAGAAAAATCAAGGCAAATCTTCTTAAAACATAATAATGTTGTGTTATTAGCGCGAGATGACCCAACTTACGAATTATTTAAAAGTTTCTCACCGCATACATACTTAATTCCAGATATGGCACATCAACTGTATGAAACATTACCTATTGATAAGAAAGCAGGCATTGGTACATTTTATTTTTTTAGAAAAGATATAGAGCTGAATCCTCTTCAGGAAGAGCTTAGAAATAAAATTAAAACAGCTAATATTTATGATTGGGAAGATCTATTAACAAAAAAAGATCATAAATTATTAATTATTATGTATAAGTTTATGCGAGCAAATAAAAGGCTGAAGCTAGATTTTATAGATGATGCGGTATTTAATATATGGCATAAACATTCCAAAAAATTAGCTTATAAATATGCAAAATTATTTTCGAGTTACGATGAAGTCATTACATCAAGATTACATGCACATATTTTATCTTGTTTAGTTGGTACATCTTCTACAGTAATTGATAATAACTATGGTAAAAATAAAGCATATTATGATAGATGGA